In a genomic window of Saccharothrix sp. HUAS TT1:
- a CDS encoding ATP-binding protein, producing MLRRLLVLIVPLLVALVAALGVPLAFAVVQRESQETYLDRLGDASRFASLAENALASGRLTALREELVRYDRLYGIAAGLVGTDGTVLESSRRPFPLTDPNVEVGLAAAFGGYRGETDQSTWPWERVDLVVVEPVGRDSEVVAAVVTISPTDGLRSAILRQWGVLALIGLVPMLGVVAVAWPMSRWVLRPVRKLDEATAAVAGGRLDARADEVGGPPELRRLAASFNAMVDVVGRALRRQRAFVADASHQLRNPLASLRLAVDNLVPHVADEAGREAQRIAVDEAEEMGRVLDALLAATRLDSASAAEPVDVDNLLATHVPGWRALAGDLRLVVDVPPGLRVLEPPGGLGSVLDELVGNAIRLSGGTRVRVWGEAVGGRVELHVTDDGAGLAEGERVDALSRFWRAPRHQNVAGTGLGLAICAELIESAGGELLLLPVEPHGLDAVVRLGA from the coding sequence GTGCTGCGCCGCCTGCTGGTCCTCATCGTGCCGCTGCTGGTAGCCCTGGTGGCGGCCCTGGGCGTGCCGCTCGCGTTCGCCGTCGTGCAGCGGGAGAGCCAGGAGACCTACCTCGACCGGCTGGGTGACGCCAGCCGGTTCGCGTCGCTGGCCGAGAACGCCCTCGCGTCCGGCCGGCTGACCGCGTTGCGCGAGGAGCTGGTCCGCTACGACCGCCTCTACGGCATCGCGGCGGGGCTGGTGGGCACCGACGGCACGGTCCTGGAGTCGTCGCGCCGGCCGTTCCCGCTCACCGACCCGAACGTCGAGGTCGGCCTGGCGGCGGCGTTCGGCGGCTACCGGGGCGAGACCGACCAGTCGACCTGGCCGTGGGAGCGGGTGGACCTGGTCGTGGTCGAACCGGTCGGCCGGGACAGCGAGGTCGTGGCGGCGGTCGTGACGATCTCGCCGACCGACGGCCTCAGGTCGGCGATCCTGCGCCAGTGGGGCGTGCTGGCGCTGATCGGCCTGGTCCCGATGCTCGGCGTGGTGGCGGTGGCGTGGCCGATGTCGCGCTGGGTGCTGCGCCCGGTCCGCAAGCTGGACGAGGCCACCGCCGCCGTGGCGGGCGGCCGGCTCGACGCCCGCGCCGACGAGGTGGGCGGTCCGCCGGAGCTGCGCAGGCTGGCGGCCAGCTTCAACGCCATGGTCGACGTGGTCGGGCGCGCGCTGCGCCGGCAGCGGGCCTTCGTCGCCGACGCCTCCCACCAGCTGCGCAACCCGCTGGCCAGCCTCCGCCTGGCGGTGGACAACCTGGTGCCGCACGTCGCCGACGAGGCGGGCCGGGAGGCGCAGCGGATCGCGGTGGACGAGGCCGAGGAGATGGGCCGCGTGCTGGACGCGCTGCTGGCCGCGACCAGGCTGGACAGCGCGTCCGCCGCCGAGCCGGTGGACGTGGACAACCTGCTGGCCACCCACGTCCCCGGGTGGCGGGCGCTGGCGGGCGACCTGCGCCTGGTGGTCGACGTCCCGCCGGGCCTGCGGGTCCTCGAACCGCCCGGCGGCCTGGGCAGCGTGCTGGACGAGCTGGTCGGCAACGCGATCCGGCTGTCCGGTGGGACGCGGGTGCGGGTCTGGGGCGAGGCGGTGGGCGGTCGGGTGGAGCTGCACGTGACCGACGACGGCGCCGGTCTGGCGGAGGGGGAGCGGGTCGACGCGCTGAGCCGGTTCTGGCGGGCGCCGCGCCACCAGAACGTCGCGGGCACCGGGCTGGGGCTCGCGATCTGCGCCGAGCTGATCGAGTCGGCCGGGGGCGAACTGCTCCTGCTGCCGGTCGAGCCGCACGGCCTGGACGCCGTGGTCCGCCTCGGCGCCTGA